The stretch of DNA tatttctaatGTAAGTTGAATactttttctgtatatttcttaCCCACTcgtgttattgtttatttttattttttatttttttggtaatttgttgttttaatcctGGGCACTTGATAAAATTAGATATATGGAAATGCTTGTTAATACAGTTTTACTTGATAATTTTCTGACTGAATTGACTTTTATAGTGTTCATAAGGACATTTGAGTAATATTAAATCTCTTATTTTGGAACTGAGGTAGAGGCCAGTTAACCCTACAGCAATTTTCCATTTGGAGAGACAATGCTTTGGAATGGCCAACAGCCTGGACTCAAGTCACATaacctggatttgaaccccagcaCTGCCGCTTAGTAACTGTATGACATTGAGCAAATGCCTCATTTTTTACGTCTCAAGTTACCTCATGATAATAATTTTGAACCTATGTTACAGTGTTTTCTGTAGATTTCATGAGTAAAATATCTAAAGTGCTTAAAACAGAGCCTGGGATGTTATAACACTTATAtgtgttttgattttgttatAGTTTTAATGATGATCTAGTAAGAAGAAAGGTGGAAAATTAATTGAATAGATTGATTCTGAAAAGTACTaattctctccccctttttttcccatttaggTGTGAAATGTTTCTCTTATTCTACAAGCGTGATCAACCTTGCATTTCTACCATACATTTTTGCACAAAGTAATATTGTATTTGGAAGTCTGACTTTGCAAATCTTATTTTATGGCATCGTAGGAAGCTTTACAGTGATCACTCCAGTACTGCTTCACTTTGTTACAAAAGGCTATGTCATTCGGTTGTACCATGAGGCCACAGCAGACACTTATAAAGCCATTACTTACAACGTTGTGCTTTCAGAGACAAGTACAGTGTTTCATCAGAGTGACGTGAAGATTCCTAATAGTGCACGTGTATTTACCACATTTTATGCTAAAACAAAATCACTGTTAGTTAATCCAAGTCTCTTTCCAAATCCCAAAGACTATGACCATCTTATGGGTTATGACAAACCATTCACTTTTGATATGGAAGAAATCAGTGAAAAGAAACAGCTTGAAGATGAGAAATGAGTctactgtttttatatttgtgcTTAAATGTGATTTAGGTTTCCACCTGTAATAAAATTGTCTATTATGTTTTCTGTTAGTGACTGATtgttaaaaatagtttgaaaCTATAGTAAACAACTTTTAATTTTCAGAGAATTATATTCCTTTATAATAACAAGCTATGTGAAAACAGCATATAATACGACAccacttgtgtttttaaaaaggtgtgaGAATACATGTACATGTTGGCATATGCATAGATAATTGAATCAAGAGTGGTTGCCTTTAGCTGGGCATCAGATGTCAGACACGTAAGCTTAGTTATCTTTCCTTTGTATGGCGATCAGATGTCAAGGAAATAGGggaagttatttttcctttgcctttggatttttcttttttatttattttttaatattttacttacttttagagagaggaagggagggagacagggatgAAATAGCAATATGTGacagatacattgatcagttacctcttgcatgctcccaactgtggggacctggcccacaacccaggcatgtgccctgacagaatcaaaccagtgacctctgagttcataggctggcgctcaatccactgagccacatcagccagggcctggaTTTTTCTAAGTGTATTATAGATACTATCTTTTCTCACATtgaaactctttttaaaagtataaattctgGAAAGTAGTGTTAATCTCTCTTTGGTCCAGTGCACAgcttattgcctatgttttctggcAGGGATGCCCATAATAAGACTGTCCATGTGCAGTCACGTGTGTGTTCAGCTTTGGGGGAAATGGTGACCGAAGTAGTGTTGTCTTACATGGTCCCATCTGTTCCTTATGCACTCTTCCCTTGGTGCACCGTCAGCAGGAAAGTAACATGTACTGAATAGATGGATGGTACATTTTATAAAGTAGCAATCTGTATgctaacttctttttaaaaagaaatatcaatttgctgttccactcatttctgcattcattggttgattcttgtatgttccctgactgggactataacctacaaccttggcatattgggtcGACACTAACTAActtgagcaacccagccagggatATGCTAACTCATTAAATATTggcattttaagatttttacctctgatttaaaataaaaattggttcTCATGAATGATTTTCAGCTTTGGCCAAAAGACCTCAAACCATGCTGTTTAGATCTGTAGATACTTAAGTGCTAGaatgtgccaagtactgtgctaGTTCTGCGTCACGGTTAAGGACAAAACAACCAGACTGTATGGAGCTGCCTAAAGTCTTACTGCCTGCCTAGGAGGTAAATCTAATCATGGCTTGCCTCTGTGTAGGAGAGGTGGATGGGGAAGCAGCAGGGCTATCATTAATTCATCAGGAAGATCATTTCAAGACTGAAGCTGCTAGAAACTTACagtttaaggaagaaaaatactcatCTGTCTGAGATCTGGAGCCTGCCTTTTCAGAGAATGGGCTCTGGGTCTCAGAAAGATGAACAAGCTGGTGCCATCTCTGTCCTCGGGCTGCATCTCTTCCTGCCTGTTCTGTCCTACATTACCTAGATATATACCTGTTGCTGTCTTAGCAGTTAAGGTGATTTATTATCTGTCTATAAAAATTACATCATCAAATTGCTCATAAAATACTGGAGAGGGTCCTGGGTGGTggggatcagtggattgagcgctggcctgcaaaccaaagggtttctgatttgattcccagtcagggcacatgcagggttgcagaccaggtcccagtgaggggtgtgttgagaggcaaccacacgttgatatttctctccctctctctctcctttcccctctgtctagaaataaaatctaaaataaataaaatactggaGAGTAGAAGCAAGAAAAAATTTCCTAGTTCTAGAAAAACCCAGCTTTGTTAACATTGTAAAGTTTTCTGTTACGGTTCATCATCATAATTTGAGtacattttacctttctttaaatgtCTATTCTTGTAACCATTTTGTCACCTGTGTAATGGAGTAAAAAAACCTATTTTAGTATCAGAATAATTGTTCAGAGGACAACTTGgttcagggaaaagaaaaaaagcttaaaaaactGAGTGAGAAAGATGACTTCTCAGAAGGATCAGCATGCAGAGGGTAACATGACGATTCTTCACTGAAGTCAGTCAGCAGAAACAACTCGGGCCAATGTAAGAAGTACATGCACATCTCTCCATGCCACTTCACTAACCTCACCCCAAGCAGAGCGATCTTGGAAAGATTGGGAAGGTGATGAGTTCCCCACTGTCAATGTGAAGGGCATTGAGTCAGTTTTATTTGAGTTTTAAAGGGTAGGGTGACCCTAGCTGATAACTTGGGTTATATCAGATAATAAATATACCCTTGGACAACAAAatgtattgtaattattttcctcAATGTAGATTTAATCATACTGAAAGAGTGCAGCTTTTGGGAACAAAGGTAACAAAATGGCTGTTAGGCATGAATGATAGCCTTAGTTTGGAAACAGTTGTTAAAAtggtattctattttttttcagaatactCTGTACTTTTGTTGCTTTGAGAATTTCAAACCTTAAGTATGAGAGTACAAGGAGCCAACATGACCAATTTGTGGTCAGTATTATTTCATCTAGACTCTAGCCACTTGCCCTCTACTTTTGTTTGGGAGCATCTCAGACATAACCTTAAATACTGAATTTTGTAACTCTAAGATAAGGACTTAAAAGTATAACTACTATACCATTATATCTAAACCACCTTCCCCAGCATTATCAAATCGTCTGTTCAAATATCCAATTGTTTTGTAATCCCCCCCaccaacacacattttttttttcattttaacttttattgttattcaattacagttgtgcgGTCACACACATTTTGTTTGGATTAAGATCTAAGTAAAGTTTACACCTTAGTCACCAATTTTTGACATGTCTTTTAACACTTAAAATTGtggctccttcctttttttttttttttacttttttttcccccctccttgCAAATTATCTGTTGAAGAAGCGGAATTTGCCCTTTACACGTTTCATGGTCTAGATTTTCTGATCGTATCCCCAAGGTGTAATTCAACATATTTCTCCgtcttctgtatttcctataaattGGTGGTTGGACTTGAGGCTTCATCAGTTGCGGTTTGCTTATTTTAGAGAAGACTAATTCATAGATTATGTTGTTTGTATTatcaatttttacattaaaaaatggccctttagccctggctggtgtggctcagtggattgagtgccagcctgcgaaccaaagggttcaaagctgagaaaggcagaaaaacagaTTCTTCCCCTAAtctccagaaggaaccaaccctgcatACACTGTAACTTTAGCCCAGGGAAACTGATTTCAGACCTCTCACCTCCAGAGCTGTAAGAGAATGCATTtgtcttgttttaagccactatatttgtggttatttgttacagTGGCAATAGGAAACCCATCTTTGGTCAATGGGACCGACTTCAAATTGGTTATCTAAGATGATAAGGAGTTTCAGGCTCATGTACATTTTCTGCCCCAGACCTAGAATCAACAATTTCTCCAATTTTTGTTCCTTTTAGAGGGAAATAGTATTTCAAGACAACTATGggcttttcctcttttgttttctgtcactttttaaacattttaaaattatggtaaaaaaaaattatcatcttaaccaattttaagtgtgcagttgAGGACAGTTCAGTATAGTGCTAATTATATTTATGTTGCTGTGTAACATctgtagaacattttttaaaatcttgcaaACCTGAAACTTAACACCTATTGAAGAACTCCCCATGGCCTCAGCCCCCAGGGggtttttgcctttaaaaaaatttggaaagTCGTACAGTTCTTTAGTGAAAACTTACCAACATGTACGTATTTTCCTCTGAACTTGTGGATTTTTATGCCCCAACTCCTCATGCCATTGTAATCCCAGTGTCCTATGATTTCAAGTAGCAAAGAACCTAAAGGATCAACTGTTTTCTAGAATTGAGTAAGGGTTTTGAAATGAAACAAATGCCACACACGAGATAGTGACCATTTTATTAATGCAGCTCAAAATACTTCCTGGGGCTGCAGTTCGCTTCAGGCAGTGCATTCTCAAGCCTGGTGGCATCCCAGCCCCCAAAGCAGAACTACAGGTAGTGTCCGTGTTTTGGGGTCTCATGTGTTTAGGGTCTCCtccagcctggctctgccccatgGCTGAGCCTGTTACTGAGCAGAAATAGTTTGCATGTGACTATTCGGTTCAGATCTATACGCTCAGCGCTCTGAGCCGTGAGAAATTGTTATCTAAAGAACCTGTGTGGGAGAATAGCTACGCAGATGGAAAGGGGTGCCATCTGTTGGGATCCTAAAGGAGACCTAGTGGctggttttgttattgttgactGGGAAATGccgtgttttgtttttaaagctccgTGCTCTCATTTGCGGTGCTGGAAAAGAGTACATTTTAAATCATTCTCTTCTCTACCCTTGCAGGAAGTGCTCaaataccacacacacatacacccggacacacacacacacacacacacacacacacacacacacacccggaCAATAAAGAGGAACCCAGTTGAATTGGAACTAGGAAGTCATGTGACTGATAACTAAGTTCAATCTTTTCTACTTTCTGGAAAGGAAGAGGCTGATGATGAGTTACTGATTCTCCTTTTATTTGTGAAGTTTTGGAGATATTAAATCATGTTCCCACTTATGCTCTTTTCCACCCTGTTTTCTTCCACATTTACTGAACCTGGGGAGCAATACTGGATCTGCAACTCCTCTGATTCGAGTGTTTGGTATAGCTACTGCGGTAAGTGTACCAGCAACAAGCAGTTGTGGCGTCAACTATTTCGAGGCTGCGTTTTCACAAGAACCTCACTTTGCTGTGGCGGAGACACAGGAAATGATCGTGTGATCCAGCTGCTGCAGGCAGCAAGAGTCCTTGTGTGGCTTTTCTCAGTCCTTGTGTGGCTTTTCTTGATCTTTTGCAGACCTCACCAGTCTCTAAACTGTTGTACTTAATCTCCAAGTGTTTTTGTTCCCTGTGGTCAGCTTTCACCACCTTGAGCTCAGTTTCACATTCCTCCTAGTTTCAGCATAACTGTTTGCTTCTGAGCTTTGCCTCAGCCCCAAGACTGTTTCTTCTTGACAAGGACAAACAGTCCTAGCTGACTCCTGGAATTAATTATTGCTTTAAGCCAgccattttcaaccagtgtgccacaagaatttttaaaacatgcaatacctgactttactcaggggcactgacctctttttccttagattgtcaaataagaaaatgacaacagccaacacagcaatagccttCCATCTGGTAtaagtgaatcaaaattatacctatttttttttggtcaaaaaatataatgttttttggtgtgccacagaattttagtaattcatgTGTGTCATGggatgaaaatggttgaaaatcgctgctctaagctgtattattattactttttttagcACAGTATTGACATATAACAGGTACTCTTAAGTATTTCAGGCTGTGATTTTTGAGGGCTCCTAATTTGGATGTAAGCCTTGTTCTGtcatttactggctgtgtgatcttgagcaaaatacttagcctctctgtgccccagctttttaatctgtaaaattaaAGTGATTTTAGAATCAATTTTATAAGAATTGctgtttggtaaaatttttaGCACAGAGCCACATAGAAACAGtactcattactttttaaaaaaatcagccatACCCTAGTGCTGTTAACTGCTTGTatcactgctccccaccccctttctcttctctgaaagCACGGCTTCAGGACTTCATCACTGTTTTTCTTTGGTGCTTTCCACTTCGTTGCTCAACATGGATTGGATGGTTTTTCTGCCCACTGGGGATATCAGAAAGGTAGAAAGGGAGTCTTCCCCAAATATTAGTTCTTTGAGATTCTTTTGGGAAAGGGGATTTGTGGTTTAATCATTTTGGGGAAAATTATAAGTGTACATTGAGGTCTGAGAAGTTTTGCAGTGAAgaaacctatttatttttattttatttttgaatgtgcATTGAGTATCATGAGAAACACTCTGGCAAATGCTAACATAAAGTTACTTCCAGGTAATTAACATAACTGACAGGTGTTAAAACAAGCTGAATTCCCTCTCAACTTGGCTCTGGACTTTCTTTGTTCTACAAGATCAGTCTACTCACCCCCACGTTGATTATGCTTACTTTCTCTGTGATAAGTTTCAGAGGACCTTTATTCATAACACttcatattatatttaatttttaagcacTTAGTAACAATGATTtgatttgtcttttgatttttgtgGAAGGATCTTACCTCTTTCACTCTAATGCTGAGAGATCCGTggtccctccctgctgccccatgGATGGCAGAACTGAGAGGCAAgtggggtgtgtgcatgtgtgcgtgtgttacAACAAGCCTGCCAGCCACCATCCCCAACTCCacgcccctcccttctccacctcgGAGAATCCACACGGGTTAAAAAGTCCTAAAATGGAAGAggtgattttataaaaatatgtgttgGGGAATGTTTGTCCCCTCACACATAGCTCAAAGTAATTAAATACCTTCAACCTCCACCTTAACAATGTAAAGATATTAAAACACTAATCTATTTACACTATGGGGAGATTTTTTTTACTTGTccagcattttaaattttactttactgTAGCAAGAGCATTTTACTTGACATGTactctcttaaaattttaaatgtacagtacATTATTGTTGATAATAGATACAATGTCTCCCTGCAGATTCCTACAGCTtattccttccttgtacttgacCGATACTTTATACCTGTCGATGAGTGActctcccatttcccctcctcctaGACCCTGGCCACCACAAttacactcttttttttaaatcctcatctaaggatatatatatatatatatatatatatatttttttttttaattgatttgagagagaaaggaagaggatcgaacctgcaatcttttggcaatgctccaaccaactgggccacctaGCCAAGGCCCGTTCCACTCTTCGACTCTACGAATTTGACTATTTTCAATACTGcagataagtggaatcatatTGTATGTGTCCTTATATGACGTGGACACGGGCAAGCAGTGTCcctggcattgtggctgagacaagacaaattcacatggactaccgagtcctgtggaggaaaaggaacagcacggccactctctcaagggaaGAGTTcccagacccttgccttgactggcttttattgggtttaatttgcataggaatacagggtgtgtgtgtgtatgtgtgtgtgtgtgtgtgtgtgtacagctcatcaatcattgtcaggcagtagtgatcaaacaatagataacattcaaagaactctgagggcttgagtcagggtcagatagctaaagaaCCATagaactttggggaaacaaactcatttcatgcctggacccttatcatttaaattgagggtattagcaaagcaggtttcacaggattttttgcattgtttatcaggcctgatcaccctggggaacctgcctTTTCTAGCACCGGGCCACACCCACCtacagcattgtttcaggcttaaatcaggcaggggaagtaaggcagccaagagattaggagacttcctgcagacagaatgaggactcaagcttTGTCAAAGACGAGggatgagggtccatcaccccctttctccatagccttccaggtccttccctgagggctccctcatgaccatgcctgttttaggtcatccctcccttgaggaatcttacccatcattggctaaccagtcatgcactggaggcgaggcagggtgaagtaaagtgggcagaggcggtgctcctgccacggagataagttttgtctccttagtggcatagggtctcaaggtctctcactcagccttagccatggggggggtCACAGTCTCTGAAATCAGGAAGGGCGGTTCCCAGCTTACATAACTTAAGTACATAACTTACTTcctttagcataatgtcctcaagattcattcatgttgtagcaaattttaaaatttctttccttttttaaaggctgaatagtatttcactgtatgtatgtaccaccTTTGCTTTATCTATTCTTCTATCAATGGatgtttaggttgtttctatactttggctattatgaataatgttaaaatgaacatgggagtgctagtatctctttgagatccttattttaattcttttggataatTATTCAGAAGTGGGgtggctggatcatatggcagttcACTTTTTCATTG from Desmodus rotundus isolate HL8 chromosome 8, HLdesRot8A.1, whole genome shotgun sequence encodes:
- the TMEM70 gene encoding transmembrane protein 70, mitochondrial, whose translation is MWLLASGGLLAVGRRVGGKRAVLWAATAVRGARAAVSRTASCNTSTGPTGGGSAGLRRTVPLFRRPVPAQIPLCWERCVRCLRTQVEKPEDGRLIYTGNLARTVFGVKCFSYSTSVINLAFLPYIFAQSNIVFGSLTLQILFYGIVGSFTVITPVLLHFVTKGYVIRLYHEATADTYKAITYNVVLSETSTVFHQSDVKIPNSARVFTTFYAKTKSLLVNPSLFPNPKDYDHLMGYDKPFTFDMEEISEKKQLEDEK